The genomic interval tatctcaaaaaccgttcactttaagaaaaatgttttttagaaaactttatatcattttaaaagacctttccattgataccccacacgggtatgtacatcgaaaaaaaaaatttcatccctcagttacatgtatggggggccccacccccaattcttttttttactatttagtgtcatatttttgtagcggttcatacaacacatattcccatcaaatttcatcactgtagtacttatagtttccgagtaaatcggctgtgacagacggacagacggacagacggacatgacgaaactataagggttccgtttttgccattttggctacggaaccctaaaataagtacatcaaaacaaaataccatcgCATTTTTAGAAATTTTGCACTGGCGAATACTGTTTAATTCAGATCTTAGGCACAATgaacaacatttcaaaaaactaaagctgctataaatcgaaaaccatttcgagatttagctctaaaggccacaaaaaaaatgtttttgtattttttggatgtatcattttcgagaaaatcataaaatagtaaaaaagtgctgatgacgtcatgcatcaggtgcgatgcattttgatgatcaaagcctatagatttaaaaacaaagtaactgtcactttcatttttgattgacgttgacgttttatcgtgacgttgttgtttatttgggtcattttcattaattctgttgtgacactttctgactatttttttaatttattattaagagatgacctctatataatatgtcacagagcatgccaccgcctacacagttaaaaaaatgcttctgcttatttttttacatgataagtacctactttccatcatcagaaatatcaaggtcatttgaaaatgacccatttgttggttggcatgtaaacaaagtttaaatgtcacttgtcagtgtcatttatgttttttttcgagacttaagcaatagacaaaaataaaaattgagcctaatatgtgacgtcacttccggttttaaaataattaactttaaagttaaaaataacatgcaaaaatttatgtatatacaaaataaaaaaatacaggtccactaattttctataaactttccgaataactaataaaaatatagggtaaagaaaatgaaatgttgtccattacaTGTCATATTGAAACAGTTCACATCCTCatgttgtattattattattatcacagAGGAAACAGTGTGTACACTACTGCATCTGTAAACAAGAAAATAACAATACTATGTtataaagtacttaaatttatacaATGGCGGAAAGTCAGTCATTACAGTCGAATTAGCGTAGTGCTTTCACAACACGTAGTATTCCATCCTTTGGAGCCTCGATTCGCTCGACATTTGTCTCCTAATGTACTTGATTTATCATTAATAATGTCTATAGgtagagaaaataaataacctaCCACTGGATGGGACAGTCACATGTATCGGTTCCCGAGATGTTATGTTTTTCAAGAATGTTCTGTTCAAAACGTcctgaaatgaaaatgaatattttgaaATGGTGTTTTGTACAGAAAGAGAtgcgaacggagagtagtttttaaaaattaacgttcatcagaaatttttatatttatacgatgaataaaaacatttgagtTTGACTTTGTATACTGTCCAGCAAAAGGACTATAATTTTTATCACACAAATGTTAAAATTTGTGTGTATGCAatgtttgtaataataaaagttaaacGTATTAATCTCAAACTAGGTAAGCTAGTAGTAACTTAagaaatataggtaagtacaatctttgattatataggtacaacCCGAAGGGTACAACCTGGGACAAAGAAACCTAATCCCCGAACCGATTACAATGCTGCGAGCACTCACGTTTCTTCACCCCAGAATATACAACAAAAACCCAAAAAGCTCACCATCACAGAATACCTCCTAGTGAACGGTTCACAGACGGCATACTTGTGCAGAAAGAAGGGGATAGTGACGTCACGGAAATGGAAGTTGACGACGGCGAACGAACAAGCTGGGTTCATGTTGCCCTTTTTAGGTTCGTGGGGCTTCACCCAAATGGTTAGGAACGGGTCTATAGCCTGGAAATTTTGGATTTTTTAGAGCTTCCTGTTCTTGCGTGTAAGTGTTGTGAAAAtgtattaggtaagtatgtttttcaaggTAAATAGAAGAACTTGATAGCTTGGAGTAAATCTTCCCGAATGGGGTAAaggatatattttataacttgaaacagatacaagttattttttaaatgcttGTCTTGTGTGCTTGTCTAAGCTGGAGTAATTAATGCATATAAACTATACAGTGTGCTATATCTTACACATAATGCatcatatacctaatatatgtGGTAATGGTAATTATATCATCATTCAGCATATAACAGAAGAGTTGTACTATTTGCAGATGAAAACAGTAACTAAGCTTTCAGTATTTACAATAAGCACTCACAAACGGCTGAGCCGGCACTGCCATCATATCCTGGTTGATGGCTACCAAGTCTTTATTCAGTAACAGTTCTTTCTCTTTTTGACTGATAGCGTCGAGGTTGCAACTGATCAGTAGCGGAGCGGGCAACATGGCGTAGACTACCATTTGTAAACGCAGCCAGCCGAATGAGTCAATTCCTTTCGTTGGATTCAACCCTCGGCCTACAAGGAGCTAGAATTGATGGAAGAGGTTATTATTGGTGGTTTCTACAAGGTGTTGGAAAAAGAGTATATAGTAAACCGAAAGAAGATGACTCAGGAGGtaattttggtatttttttattctacgACCATTACAAATTAGTGGGTACTTGTTTTTCTATTGGTACCTACGCGTAtagataaagaaataaaataaaaatggcgactgttccatattattatgtgggAGCAGGACAGGACGAGATAGCATGACTCCTTCTGCCATTTTCAAACGGCTAATTAGTATCTAGGCCTTGAAAGAATTCTAATTCCGACAGTAACTCATACCTAAATGTTGTTGTTGTCAAAATATGGAGCTACATTACCATGTCTGGATCAAACCATTGACCTGGTCCGTGGTACTTCTTCATCAAATCGTAGCTACTTTCGAAAAACTTGACAGTGTGGTAAATGTTTCCCGCAGTGTGGAAAATATCGTGATACGTACGAAACAGATTGCAATGCTCCACTATAGGCTCAAAGTTTACCTGGAAAATATCGGGATggattgtaaatatttagatggGATGGACTGTTTTGCATGCATCGGTTTGAAAGAAAATTGTTggtgaatttattattatgggaTTGCAAAAACGTGCCAATAAAATGGTGGCTTTATAATCAAGGCATCGTCTACCAGTCAATAAATGaagtgtaataaaatatgtacctacctatctagaaTAATTGTAAAACGGTAGATATGTACTTTTATTGTAAGAACGTGAAACGTGACGACATTAATTTGATAACGTGTAACTAGAATTTCTCCGAGGTCGTATCGGCTATCACTGTTTCAGATATAGCTCATAAAAATTGCAATCTAATCTACCTAAGCATGAACAATTAAGTCCTGCTCAATATCACAACGCTACATGTCATGTTTAAGTTCTGCTTAACGTGTTGAGTACTGGGATTGCTGGCAGAAAATCAACAAGGTAAAAATATGGATGCTGATATTCGCGAATAAACTATGCCAAATACAGTTAGGTATTTCAATGTTATTTCCCAATTTCATTAGGACTAATATGACACTGAATAGTGGCTGCAACAAACCTTTGTCCACTGCAAGAgtatatagtgccacaaacttatctgttccggtgacagctcaaataaatctgtaatatttcttaattctataagattttagaaagaaagaaagaaagataaaactttatttgacaatgacagcaatcatacttaattatatacacaataatacaGAACTTACGTATAAATTTGCTGTCCGCCAAAAAGGCGTCCACTCAGCTATTGCAGCGCCCTTGGCCACAGCCAAGGACACTGCgcttaagttttaagtttgctcgtattgttatttcgctcttgcggtgttaataaacccatctaatgttttaaaatatacaattcattagtaagtaatgagatatggatcaatttagttcgctgtcaccggaacagataagtttgtggcactatatac from Plutella xylostella chromosome 28, ilPluXylo3.1, whole genome shotgun sequence carries:
- the LOC105386020 gene encoding alpha-N-acetylgalactosaminidase isoform X1, whose protein sequence is MSLCFGVLSLLILFPALVDLLNNGLALKPPMGWLSWGYHECQVDCKNTTVRCLDESLIMSVADHLFNDGYIEAGYEYVIIDDCWSEPQRNEFGQLVPDRERFPRGMKFLADYIHSKGLKFGMYTSLGTYTCKGYPGIRDHFDIDSATFASWDVDFLKVDGCFIKADYLNTGYIDLSRTLNKTGRPILYTCSWPYYIQFIENKMVNFEPIVEHCNLFRTYHDIFHTAGNIYHTVKFFESSYDLMKKYHGPGQWFDPDMLLVGRGLNPTKGIDSFGWLRLQMVVYAMLPAPLLISCNLDAISQKEKELLLNKDLVAINQDMMAVPAQPFAIDPFLTIWVKPHEPKKGNMNPACSFAVVNFHFRDVTIPFFLHKYAVCEPFTRRYSVMDVLNRTFLKNITSREPIHVTVPSSDAVVYTLFPL